In Mucinivorans hirudinis, the DNA window GAGGTGATGCTACAAAATTGCCGCGCACGCCGCCGAAGCTACTCGCTGAGAACCATTGCCCACTACCACTGCCTCATACGAGAGAGTCACCTAGACGGCACACTGATATCACTAAACAATAGCGAGCTTTGGGTTCAGTTCATCGGCAGATTCAACGCCTATAACCTTGCGGCAATATATGGCGCTGCAATGGAACTTGGGGCTGATAGAGAGCAGGTTATGATCACTCTATCAACACTACAACCAGTAGCCGGCAGGTTTGAGTGCGTCCGCGGGCGAGATGGAAAGTTGGCAATTATAGACTATGCCCATACACCGGACGCACTACAAAATGTACTCGAAACCATTGGCGAGCTCAAGGGTGGTGCGCGTGTCTACACTGTTGTGGGCTGCGGCGGAGACCGCGACGCAACAAAACGCCCTTTGATGGCGCGTATAGCGGTAAATATGAGCAATATGACTATTCTAACTACCGACAATCCGCGCACGGAAAGCCCCGACGATATTTTGCGACAGATGCGTGAGGGTTTAGACTGCACGGAGGTGCGTCGCTCGCTGGTAATCAACGATAGGCGCGAGGCTATCCGCACAGCAATCACGCTAGCATCCCCGGGTGACATCATCCTCATAGCCGGCAAAGGACACGAAACATATCAGGAGATTGACGGCATACGTCACCATTTCGACGACAAAGAGGAGGCTGAGAGAGAGTTAGGTGTGAGGTAGGTAATTTTTCTGGGAGGGGGGATATCCTCCCTGGAAAATCACAACTTTTCTGCCAACTCAGCCATAAATGCCGCGCCGTAAGCCAAACACCCCTCATCGGCCACAAACTCCGCATTATGCAACGGCGCGGACTCCCCAACCCCAAGTCTATAAAATAGTGACGGATATCGAGCCGCGTAGAAGCCAAAATCCTCCGCCGTCATTCTCATCGGAATATTTACGACTGCCTCACCACCAAATTCTTCGAGGCAAACTGCTATGGCTCTCTTCGTAAGTTCGGGGTTGTTGTAAACACTTGGATAACCAGTCTTTATCTCAACATCCGCATCAACATCGTATGATAACGCCGTATTCTTGGCAATCTCCTCTACACGTTTGTGAGCTTGCGCTCTAAATTCCTCACTCATAGTGCGTAAAGTCCCCTCTATATATACCTCATCGGGTATAATATTAGTAGCCCCATCTGCAATAACTCTTCCAAAGGACAAAACCGCGGGAGTGAGGGCATTGTTATTACGCGAAACGATGGTCTGCATCGCAAGTACCATCGCCGCACTCGCCACCACAGGGTCTTTGAGAAGGTGAGGCATAGCCGCGTGCCCGCCGCGTCCGCGCATCGTGATGTG includes these proteins:
- a CDS encoding UDP-N-acetylmuramoylalanyl-D-glutamate--2,6-diam inopimelate ligase — encoded protein: MVHKIIAASEPLEVIGSAPATIDSLAFDSRKVGNHTAFFALRGTHTDGHNYIENAIQRGANLIFCEKLPESMHNELCYVRVADCSVALALAAKVFYSDPSAKIKLVGVTGTNGKTTIATLLHDLFEKLGYRCGLLSTVVYKIDKREIPASHTTPDALQINVLLSEMVECGCEYCFMEVSSHSVVQNRIKGIEFEGGIFTNLTHDHLDYHGTFLAYRDAKKAFFDNLPPKAFALTNLDDKNGEVMLQNCRARRRSYSLRTIAHYHCLIRESHLDGTLISLNNSELWVQFIGRFNAYNLAAIYGAAMELGADREQVMITLSTLQPVAGRFECVRGRDGKLAIIDYAHTPDALQNVLETIGELKGGARVYTVVGCGGDRDATKRPLMARIAVNMSNMTILTTDNPRTESPDDILRQMREGLDCTEVRRSLVINDRREAIRTAITLASPGDIILIAGKGHETYQEIDGIRHHFDDKEEAERELGVR
- a CDS encoding N-acetyl-L,L-diaminopimelate deacetylase; protein product: MSYFELAKKMMPRIVEWRRYIHQNAELSFEEYNTQAFVAAVLDEYAIPYVKVAGTGLLAKLTGDKPENPIVLRADMDALPIHERNNLPYACKSGKMHACGHDIHTTSLLAALILLKINGYKGTIWGLFQPGEEMHPGGASIVLKEGVFDGLEPRCFVGQHVSPELPVGVFGFRGGTFMASTDEIHITMRGRGGHAAMPHLLKDPVVASAAMVLAMQTIVSRNNNALTPAVLSFGRVIADGATNIIPDEVYIEGTLRTMSEEFRAQAHKRVEEIAKNTALSYDVDADVEIKTGYPSVYNNPELTKRAIAVCLEEFGGEAVVNIPMRMTAEDFGFYAARYPSLFYRLGVGESAPLHNAEFVADEGCLAYGAAFMAELAEKL